gtttctagactattagcaaaaggcttttgcttacctaagatgttctaggattaagtcgacaaactgtgcttagttcttcaatgattttaggatcttggaatcattttattcacacctgccggaacacataacttgaataaaatgcttaataaacattgaattatgcatgtatgctagaatttaagtttattaagagaaactgtgaatggttatttatttgtttattcttttcaattgtagtttttaatatggcaaacaacaattcattcaacattcgatcaattctcgaaaaggagaagttgaacgggaaaaacttccttgactggcaaaggaacttgcaaatagttcttatgcaggaagaaaaggagtatgtcctagatgaggcgatgcccgaagctgcaggcgacggggtcactcaggcagccctcaatcgttggattgatgccaacaaggatgtgaaatgtctaatgctcgccaccatgagtgcggatctgcagaaaacgttcatcaactcagatgctttcacaatcatcagtgagttgaagaacatgttccaagatctggctcgagtcgaaagattcgagactcataggcaaattcttgagaccaagcttaagaaaggcgagcccgtaattccacatgttctcaaaatgattggactcattgagaatatgagtcggctggatcagaaattttctcaggaaatggctatagacaccatcctccattctcttcatagcgggtatgatcagttcaaactgaactacagtatgaatagtctggacaaaacgctcactaagcttcacggtatgctgaagaccgctgaaaagacgctcaaaagtgataagcaggatgtgcttatggtgcgtgggggcaagttcaagaaatctggaaagaagaggaatgctaagaaaggtggcaacaaggccagcccaactaagcaaactggcgccaaatctgtaaagaggaaggtcagtcaacccacttctgaatccgaatgcttctactgcaagaagaaggggcattggaaaagagattgcttgaagctaaaggaagatcagaagaacggaacagtcgttccatcttcaggtattttcgttatagactgtatacttgctaattcaacttcttgggtattagatacaggttgtggctcacacttatgttccaatccacagggaataagaagaagtagaaagttaagcaagggtgaagtcgacctacgagtgggaaatggagcacggattgctgcattagctgtaggaacttactatttgtcgttgccctccgggctagttttggaactggaagaatgtttccatgttccaagtcttactaaaaacatcatttcagtttcttgcttagatgctaagggattttcctttttaataaaagacaatagttgttcgttttattttaaagagatgttttatggatctgctagattagtcaatggaatttatttattagatcacgacaaacgagtatataacataaataccaaaaaggccaaaaaggaagattcagatctcacctatctgtggcattgtcgattaggccatataaacttgaaacgcttagaaagacttcaaaaggaaggaattctagaaccatttgacttagaggattatggtaaatgcgaatcatgtttacttggcaaaatgacaaagcaacctttctctaaagttggagaaagagcaaatgaactattgggtttaatccatacagatgtatgtggaccaatgagtacaaatgctagaggtggtttcagctactttatcactttcactgatgacttcagtaggtatggttatgtctacctaatgaagcataagtctgaatcctttgacaaattcaaggaatttcagagtgaagtagagaatcaattaggcaagaagattaaggcactgcggtctgatagaggtggtgaatatctgagctatgaatttgatgaccatctgaaagaatgtggaattctatcagaattgactcctcctggaacaccacaatggaacggtgtgtcagaacggaggaacaaaaccttgctagacatggtcaggtcaatgatgggtcaggccgaacttccattagaattttggggacatgcactaaatacagctgcactcactataaatagagctccgtctaaagctgtcgaaaagactccatacgaattatggtttggaaagcctccaaatgtgtcttttcttaagatttggggatgtgaagtatacgtcaaacgattaatttcagacaaacttcatccaaaatctgacaaatgtatccttgtgggctatccaaaggaaacaaaggggtattacttctacaatacatctgagaacaaggtatttgttgctcgagatggtgtctttttggagaaagatcacatttccaaaatgacaagtgggagaaaagtagacctcgaagaaattcgagtcgaacaacaaactctagagaatgctcaagatgacattcaggatgaaactcagagatctttagaagaatctggtgagaatcatggtcaatctagaaatgttaccccgcgtagatcgcaaagatatagatctcaaccggaaaggtacttaggtattttgacgaacgagagctatgacgttctattacttgaaagtgatgaacctgcgacttacaaacaagctatgacgagccctagctccaagcagtggcaagaagccatgcaatctgaattagactccatgtctgaaaaccaagtatgggatttggtcgatttgccagatggctaccaagccattggaagcaaatgggttttcaaactgaaaaaggacaaggatgggaaacttgaagttttcaaagctagattggttgcaaaaggttacaggcaagtccacggtgtggattacgatgaaaccttttcaccagttgcaatgctaaaatctattcggataatgttagcaatcgctgcatattacgattacgaaatatggcagatggatgtcaaaactgctttcttaaacggcgttttaacagaaactgtgtttatgacacagcctgaaggttttgaggatccaaagaatgctaaaaaggtatgcaagctaaagaaatcaatctacggattgaagcaggcatccaggagctggaatatacgttttgatgaagcagtcagtgactttggtttcatcaagaacgcagacgaatcttgtgtatacaagaaggtcagtgggagcaaaattgctttcctagtattatatgtcgacgacatattacttatcggaaatgacattcctatgttgaactctgtcaagatttggcttgggaaatgtttttcgatgaaggatctaggagaagcacagtacatattgggcatcaagatttacagagatagatctaaaaggatgattggacttagtcaaagcacttatatcaataaggtgcttgataggttcaagatggcggactccaagcgaggctacctacccatgtctcatggaatgactctaagcaagactcagtgcccaaaaacacttgatgagcgtagacgaatgaatgggattccatatgcatcattgattggttcaataatgtatgctatgatatgtacaagcccggatgttgcgtacgcactcagtgctacgagcagataccagtcagacccaggagaggcgcattggactgctgccaagaacattctgaagtacctgaaaaggcataaagatgacttcctggtctatggtggagatgatgaattaattgttaaaggctatacggacgcaagtttccaaaccgacaaagatgatttcagatcacagtctgggtttgtcttctgcctcaacggaggagcagtaagctggaaaagtgctaagcaaagcaccattgcggattctacaactgaagcggagtacattgctgcacatgaagcagcaaaggaagctatatggctaaggaagttcataggtgaacttggtgtagtcccctccattaaaggaccaatagccctgtattgtgacaataacggagctattgcacaggcaaaagagcctagacaccaccagagagtcaagcatgtacttcgtagatttcaccttctacgagagttcgttgaaagaaaagaagtcgagataagcaaaattggaactgatgacaacatatcagatccattgactaaacctctgccgcaagcgaagcacaactcgcacactgcagctatgggaatcaagcatattggagaatggctttgatgtctctatttaatgttttaaagttttagagtttaaatctttgtaaaacattattggttaatcattcacaataaatgaaaagaattcatttttccatttaatttgtggtttattaaatgatgagtcccttcaatttgacgatatattcaagatagactgtcaggaccagtcctgtgactaagaaatgtctatcaagtgaacttgaatgtcaaaggttgaaaatggtccctaatcggagttttctataaaattggacgcatagaaaacgttagacgattagaatgcaagatgactagtagttctgtttcttgaactatgtggacatggcaatgtcataatcatttgcatagatacttactttgggaagactagtatcggacaagacctatgaaactttactataagagatgaaaatctgtcataagtaaatttcattaaattattagacactaaatcctcaatacctgagtgatttgagattacttgtttgaaaactggttgctttgacgttgaccaaccgtcgcaccgtaaaaggaggctataaaggcaacgctcaggtaatcacctatcaaacgaagtctaatctcaagatcgcaagattgggattgtcctcccataaatcgggatgagatgcttaaaagttgtacaaggccactcggagagctagaaactgtgaaatgcatggccgtgctcggatgaaccataggctatgattatctgtttatttgatcagttgaactctgaaaccgaggaacacctctggacataataaggatgacaactcttaccttatgttcaagagcaagcatcgagcgacaaaggaattaggaaatgcacacttgtccctaaggacaagtgggagactgaaggaaataatgtccttggtccaagtatgcattctatgataagtctaataaattcggttcagtattaattaacaagttaataattcagtgagatcaagtgagctgaatgcctagctagaggccgcttcagttcaagtggaattaatgatattaatccacagcttactcttgactgaacccgtatggtcacacaaatagtacgtaaacggatcaagtatttaatggcattaaatactccatctatgaatattcggaatcgacggatcttggtttcagtgggagctgagatcgtcacaggcaagaaatgaatactccggaaacgatgatattgccggaaacggaaatatggatcgtatcggaaatataaatattatccaagtcgtagatgttgctggaaacggaaacatggtacgtatcggaaattattatcggaaatggaaatattgccagaatcggaaatattgccggaaacggaaatattgtcagaatcggaaatattatcggaatcggaaaataattccggaaacggaaatattaaatatttgttcgaaacggaaattaattccggaatcggaaatgttaaatattgttcgtatcggaaatgaattccggaatcggaaatttaatcggaagcgtatcgtacgaataagcatcggacgaggcctgccggacgagggcccaacacgaagccaggccatcgcccagcaagccaagcgcgccacacgagcagccaaggccacgccaggcccagcgcaaggccaggcccagcaggccgtggcagcgcgcacagcgcgcacagcgcgcgcaggagctacgtgggcttgtagctcgcgtaggcctcgctgcgtgggctgctgctcgcacgcacgcgcatgggcggcccatcgtggctgccgtgtgtgtgtgcgtaagtgtttgtgttcatgcacgattcctaaaacatgcagagttcggttaatgattaaattcctaattctatttgataaattaattaattagagttcttgtaggattctaggtttaattaatttgtatctgaataggattccaattccctttccatacccctataaatatgtggcctgggttcacaatttataacgtttttcaaagtattcaaagtgaatttttgagagaaaattcaatcacacatcttgctcaaaagtgccgaaaattctagtaccttaagggtgattctagttggtcaatcttaaggcggatccggacgtgctgtggactatctacggagggacgacacttggagtcctaaagacttgttcggttcgggcgcagctagggagggcacgcaacaaagagtatgcatctaaattatgctatatgattatgtgtaaataatatgtattcctgggttaatggttgtttccgcatgatttatgtaatatcatatgtatcataacctaacacgttaCGGTATCCAGATCGCACGACGTTTTGGTTTTGATAACATATGGCTGGAAAGCGATACACTTAATGTTGTAAGGGAGATTGACTAGCCTGGTAGTGGTACTACTCCAATCTTCGTGTTGTTTGATGACATTGGAATGttgttaaaaatattcaaaatgttgtaaaataaatatacgctAATTACAACGTGAGGTTAGAGAGAGTAATTAGAGCGAGAGACTCTCCAGGTGCACGATATCGTGAGTGCTATCGTGAACCGCTGCCATTAATGGCTAAGCGAGGTCGACCTAGAAAAAATCCCCAACCTCAAGCCCACCAGAAGAGTGTTGTGCCGGCGGCGACATCAACACCTGAGGTTTTGGCGACTCCCTAGAATTCTTCGATTCTAGTAATTTTGGGATCTGATGGACCAGCAGGTACGACCATGGCGGGGAATGGAGATGTTATCATAGAGGGGTTTGAACATCGGCCTGTTACAAGGCGGCTTCAGATGCTTACCCCGACACCATTGACGACTAGTGATGGCCAGCATGGTGGTAAGCTTTCCTTTATCCCCTACTCTTAAAAATGGCACTCCTATTGCTTGTTTACAACAGAGTGCTATGGATGAGGAAGCTAGCAAATGGGAcaatgctttaattttgtaTGTTATTGGAGATGTGCCCACCATTAAATATGTGAACACCTATATAGAAAAACAATGGAGCTGTGATGCTGTTCCTGAGGTTTTCCTCCATAGTGAGGGCTATTTTGTTATTCGTTTTGGAAGCCTGTCGGAGCATAATCGTATTCTTTGTGCGGGTCCTTATACTATTGCTAACCGACCAGTTATAGTTAAGGAGTGGGCACCAAATTTCAATTTTAGTACGGAAGTTTTGACAATGGTTCCTCTTTGGATACAGTTGCCAAGCTTGCCTTTGAATTGTTGGGGTGTGGATTCCTTGAGTAGAATTGGTAGTATATTGGGCAAGCCTCTATTTGCAAATGAGTGCACAACAAATCAAACTCGGATTTCTTATGCCCGAATGCTAGTTGAAATTGATGTTACCCAACCCTTGTGCTACAAGGTTATGGTGGAGGGTTCTAATGGTGTAGTTCAAGAACAGGTGGTATTATATGATTGGGAACCTATGTTCTATCCCAAATGTCAGATTGTTGGGCATGTGTGTGGGAAGCCTTCTCACCCTCAGCCTGCTAAGCGTATAAAGAAGAAATGGGTTCCTAAAGCATATGTTCCTATAATGTCTGACCAGCCTGCTGCTAATGGAGCTACTGCCGAACCAGTGGTAACTCAGCAGGAGTGTACGTGGTCTGTGCCTCGACGTTCTATCTATAGGGTTAGTCCTACTGCTGCAACTGTAGTACCTATAACCAACCCTTATACCTTCCTGCCTACAGATGATGTGTTTGAGATTGCGGCCACTAATACAAAGTCGTCAAGGGGTGAGGACCCAATCCTCTTCGGTTCGCTATGAGGACGGTTATCTGGAATGTTAGAGGCTGTAATAAGCTTTTTAAACAAAAAGAGGTGAAAACTTTTTTGCTCAAAAATAAAGTTGATGTTTATGCGTTGCTTGAAACTAGAGTTAAGTCTCATAATTTTAGTAAGGTGAAGATTTTTTGTAACTGGTCTGTTATGAATAACTATTCTCATGCCTTGAATGGTAGAATCTGGGTTCCCTAGAATCCTAGAAAGGTGGATGTTGTTCTGCATTCTAGTTCTGCTCAAAGAATCTGTTGCCATTTACTTGATCGTCATACTAGTTTGAAGTTTTTCTTGGTGGATATTTATGGGTTTAATACAATGGAATTAAGGAAACCTTTATGGTCATTTCTTGATTCTATTTGTAATCAGATTTCTGATCCTGTGTTAATAGGTGGTGATTTCAACACTATTTTGTGCCCAACTGATCGTTTGAATGGGAATGATGTCTCCTTGAGTGACATGGCAGACTTTGCTAACTGCTTGCTGGCTAATAACCTGAATGAAGTTAGAAGTGTGGGTGATTACTACACGTGGTGTAATAATCAGGTTGGAGTTGATAGAATATACTCAAAGATTGACAGATGCTTGGCTAATGTAGCAAGCTCAATCAATTCTCTAATGTTTCTGTTGAGATTATGGAAAGAAATATTTC
This Spinacia oleracea cultivar Varoflay chromosome 6, BTI_SOV_V1, whole genome shotgun sequence DNA region includes the following protein-coding sequences:
- the LOC110787689 gene encoding uncharacterized protein yields the protein MASMVVSFPLSPTLKNGTPIACLQQSAMDEEASKWDNALILYVIGDVPTIKYVNTYIEKQWSCDAVPEVFLHSEGYFVIRFGSLSEHNRILCAGPYTIANRPVIVKEWAPNFNFSTEVLTMVPLWIQLPSLPLNCWGVDSLSRIGSILGKPLFANECTTNQTRISYARMLVEIDVTQPLCYKVMVEGSNGVVQEQVVLYDWEPMFYPKCQIVGHVCGKPSHPQPAKRIKKKWVPKAYVPIMSDQPAANGATAEPVVTQQECTWSVPRRSIYRVSPTAATVVPITNPYTFLPTDDVFEIAATNTKSSRGEDPILFGSL